A genomic window from Silene latifolia isolate original U9 population chromosome Y, ASM4854445v1, whole genome shotgun sequence includes:
- the LOC141632607 gene encoding protein FAR-RED IMPAIRED RESPONSE 1-like, which yields MIILYNSRLKIGATKTYKILKEHVNGFENIGASLNSFKNFHRDVKCYIHERDGQMFVDHFKELAVTRPGFFFDYDVDSDGSLSKAIWADGIARRNYSVFGDAVSFDPTYSTNKYDMSFTPFTGVDNHKRSVTFCGALVAHEDADSFKWVFTRFLGAMGGKEPKYIITDQDPGILKAVPLVFKTARHRYCMWHIMNKVPSKYGMARDDYSVFLKKLNAIIWDEDIEAAEFDAKWEEIGREHNVNNIDWFQEMYAKRKQWVMAHCRDLDMGGVMRTTQRSESENSFFKRFESKSGTLVEFTMRFDSAMDQQRHTQKQIDNCNRHSFPEISTHLAIEVHGAEVYSHKVFEEFKEEAKCSIGTCKSRGFTECGSLEVTTVRDANRERNYEVTYARYIESHL from the exons atgataatcctttataattcaagg ctgaagataggagctacgaagacttacaaaattctgaaggaacatgttaatgggtttgaaaacatcggtgctagtttgaattcttttaagaactttcacagggatgtgaaatgctacattcatgaacgggaCGGTCAGATGTTCGTGGACCACTTTAAGGAATTGGCTGTTACTAGACCagggttcttctttgactatgatgttgattctgacggtagccttagtaaagctatatgggccgacgggatcgctagaaggaactactcagtTTTTGGGGATGCAGTGTCATTCGACCCGACgtattccaccaataagtatgacaTGTCATTCACACCTTTCACGGGGGTTGATAATCATAAACGGTCAGTCACTTTCTGTGGAGCGCTTGTTGCTCATGAAGATGCAGACTCGTTTAAATGGGTGTTCACCCGTTTTCTGGGTGCGATGGGTGGCAAAGAGCCTAAGTACATTATCACCGATCAGGATCCTGGTATTCTTAAAGCGGTGCCATTGGTGTTCAAGACAGCGCGCCACCgctattgtatgtggcatatcatgaacaaggttccaagcaagtatggaatggcgagagatgattattcagtgtttctaaagaaattgaatgccataatatgggatgaagacattgaagcggcagagttcgatgcaaaatgggaagaaattggcagggaacacaatgttaataacattgactggttccaagaaatgtacgctaaaaggaagcagtgggttatggctcattgtagggacctagatatgggaggtgttatgaggacaacccaaagatcagagagcgaaaatagtttttttaagagatttgagagtAAGTCAGGAACATTAGTTGAGTTTACGATGCGTTTTGACAGCGCGATGGACCAGCAAAGACACACACAGAAACAGATTGACAACTGTAACAGACACAGTTTCCCTGAAATATCAACGCATCTAGCTATTGAAGTGCACGGGGCGGAAGTGTACAGTCATAAAGTATTCGAGGAATTTAAAGAAGAGGCCAAGTGCTCAATTGGTACTTGTAAAAGTAGAGGATTCACTGAGTGTGGCTCTTTAGAAGTGACCACTGTAAGAGATGCAAACAGGGAGAGAAATTATGAGGTCACATACGCCAG atacattgaaagccacttgtag